A single Opisthocomus hoazin isolate bOpiHoa1 chromosome 1, bOpiHoa1.hap1, whole genome shotgun sequence DNA region contains:
- the LOC104327392 gene encoding chromodomain-helicase-DNA-binding protein 4 isoform X1: MASGIGSPSPCSGGSDDDEMEVLLNSTIPQHPEPEEEPEDELLSEADTPKIKKKKKPKKLKEPKVPKLSKRQKKELGDSSGEGNEFVEEEEEVLRSDSEGSDYTPGKKKKKKLGPKKEKKNKVKRKEEEEEEEEDDDSKEPKSSAQLLEDWGMEDIDHIFTEEDYRTLTNYKAFSQFVRPLIAAKNPKIAVSKMMMVLGAKWREFSTNNPFKGSSGASVAAAAAAAVAVVESMVTNVDAVLPQPPVDVPLRKAKTKEGKGPNARRKPKASPRIPDIKKPKTKKVAPLKIKLGGFGSKRKRSSSEDDDLDVESDFDDASINSYSVSDGSTSRSSRSRKKLKAGKKKKKGEEDSTVAVDGYETDHQDYCEVCQQGGEIILCDTCPRAYHMVCLDPDMEKAPEGKWSCPHCEKEGIQWEAKEDNSEGEEILEDVVGDAEEEDDHHMEFCRVCKDGGELLCCDACPSSYHIHCLNPPLPEIPNGEWLCPRCTCPSLKGKVQKILIWKWGQPPIGPPPPRPPDADPNAPPPKPLEGRPERQFFVKWQGMSYWHCSWVSELQLELHCQVMFRNYQRKNDMDEPPSGDFGGEEEKSRKRKNKDPKYAEMEERFYRYGIKPEWMMIHRILNHSVDKKGNVHYLIKWRDLPYDQASWESEDVDIQDYDLYKQAYWNHRELMRGEEGRPGKKLKKVKMRKLERPPETPTVDPTVKYDRQPEYLDVTGGTLHPYQLEGLNWLRFSWAQGTDTILADEMGLGKTVQTAVFLYSLYKEGHSKGPFLVSAPLSTIINWEREFEMWAPDMYVVTYVGDKDSRAIIRENEFTFEDNAIRGGKKASRMKKEAAVKFHVLLTSYELITIDMAILGSIDWACLIVDEAHRLKNNQSKFFRVLNGYSLQHKLLLTGTPLQNNLEELFHLLNFLTPERFHNLEGFLEEFADIAKEDQIKKLHDMLGPHMLRRLKADVFKNMPSKTELIVRVELSPMQKKYYKYILTRNFEALNARGGGNQVSLLNVVMDLKKCCNHPYLFPVAAMEAPKMPNGMYDGSALIRASGKLLLLQKMLKNLKEGGHRVLIFSQMTKMLDLLEDFLEHEGYKYERIDGGITGNMRQEAIDRFNAPGAQQFCFLLSTRAGGLGINLATADTVIIYDSDWNPHNDIQAFSRAHRIGQNKKVMIYRFVTRASVEERITQVAKKKMMLTHLVVRPGLGSKTGSMSKQELDDILKFGTEELFKDEATEGGDNKEGEDSSVIHYDDKAIERLLDRNQDETEDTELQGMNEYLSSFKVAQYVVREEEMGEEEEVEREIIKQEESVDPDYWEKLLRHHYEQQQEDLARNLGKGKRIRKQVNYNDGSQEDRGSRAVFLSDWQDDQSDNQSDYSVASEEGDEDFDERSEAAFLSSAARRPSRKGLRNDKDKPLPPLLARVGGNIEVLGFNARQRKAFLNAIMRYGMPPQDAFTTQWLVRDLRGKSEKEFKAYVSLFMRHLCEPGADGAETFADGVPREGLSRQHVLTRIGVMSLIRKKVQEFEHVNGRWSMPELAEIEENKKLSQPSSPSPKTPTPSTPGDTQPNTPAPVPPPEEGVKLEEGASSKEQGESSEAEKELSASAAETEVPMEQCAQPVETPPQEAKSPVNSTEADEKKLEEPEVKERPDEPMEVESKADGEKVEDRASIENPPEPPIITLDEKDEKKDDDKRDVVMLQNGEMLKESVDERHKKAVKQRFMFNIADGGFTELHSLWQNEERAATVTKKTYEIWHRRHDYWLLAGIINHGYARWQDIQNDPRYAILNEPFKGEMNRGNFLEIKNKFLARRFKLLEQALVIEEQLRRAAYLNMSEDPSHPSMALNTRFAEVECLAESHQHLSKESMAGNKPANAVLHKVLKQLEELLSDMKADVTRLPATIARIPPVAVRLQMSERNILSRLANRSSEPPPPPPPQQVAQQQ, from the exons ATGGCTTCGGGCATTGGGTCTCCGTCGCCGTGCTCAGGGGGAAGCGACGACGATGAGATGGAGGTCCTGTTGAACAGCACTATCCCCCAACACCCAG agcctgaagaagagccAGAAGACGAGCTTCTGTCAGAGGCTGACACAcccaaaatcaagaaaaaaaagaagcccaaGAAGCTAAAGGAACCCAAAGTGCCCAAGCTCAGCAAGCGTCAGAAGAAGGAG ctggggGACAGTTCTGGTGAGGGGAACGAGtttgtggaggaagaggaggaggtcctGCGCTCTGACAGTGAAGGCAGTGACTACActcctgggaagaagaaaaagaagaaattagggcccaagaaggaaaagaaaaacaaagttaagcgcaaggaggaggaggaagaagaggaagaagatgatgACTCAAAG GAGCCGAAGTCATCTGCTCAGCTCCTGGAAGACTGGGGGATGGAGGATATTGATCATATCTTCACAGAGGAGGATTACCGCACTCTCACCAACTACAAAGCTTTCAGCCAATTTGTCAG GCCACTTATTGCAGCCAAGAACCCTAAAATAGCAGTGTCGAAGATGATGATGGTACTGGGAGCCAAATGGAGGGAGTTTAGCACAAACAACCCCTTCAAGGGAAGTTCCGGTGCTtctgtggcagctgctgcagctgcagctgttgCAGTAGTGGAGAGTATGGTGACAAATGTGGATGCTGTCCTGCCGCAGCCCCCTGTAGATGTGCCACTCAGGAAAGCTAAGACAAAGGAGGGCAAAG GACCCAATGCCCGGCGGAAGCCAAAAGCCAGTCCTCGTATTCCTGATATCAAGAAACCTAAAACAAAGAAGGTGGCACCTTTGAAAATCAAACTGGGTGGATTTGGTTCCAAGCGTAAAAGATCATCA AGTGAAGACGATGATCTGGATGTGGAGTCAGACTTCGATGATGCCAGCATCAACAGCTACTCTGTTTCAGATGGGTCTACGAGCCGTAGTAGCCGCAGTCGCAAAAAACTCAaagctgggaaaaagaaaaagaaag GTGAGGAGGACTCCACAGTGGCTGTGGATGGCTATGAGACTGATCACCAGGACTACTGTGAGGTgtgccagcagggaggggaaaTTATACTGTGTGATACCTGCCCTCGTGCCTACCACATGGTTTGCCTGGACCCAGACATGGAGAAAGCCCCAGAGGGAAAATGGAGCTGCCCACACTGT gaaaaagaaggcattcagtggGAAGCAAAGGAGGATAACTCTGAAGGTGAGGAAATCctggaggatgttgtgggggatgcTGAGGAAGAGGATGACCACCATATGGAGTTCTGTAGAGTCTGCAAGGACGGAGgagagctgctgtgctgtgatGCCTGTCCTTCATCCTATCACATCCACTGTCTGAATCCCCCATTGCCAGAGATTCCCAATGGAGAGTGGCTGTGTCCTCGCTGCACT TGCCCATCTTTGAAAGGAAAGGTGCAGAAGATCTTGATCTGGAAATGGGGTCAGCCTCCCATTGGCCCCCCACCACCACGTCCACCTGATGCAGACCCCAATGCTCCTCCCCCTAAGCCTCTGGAGGGTCGGCCTGAAAGGCAGTTCTTTGTCAAATGGCAGGGCATGTCCTACTGGCACTGCTCTTGGGTGTCAGAGTTGCAG CTGGAGCtgcactgccaggtcatgtttcGTAACTACCAACGCAAAAATGATATGGATGAGCCACCCTCAGGGGACtttggaggggaagaggagaaaagccgaaagagaaaaaacaaggacCCCAAATATGCTGAGATGGAGGAACGTTTCTATCGATACGGGATCAAGCCTGAGTGGATGATGATCCACAGGATCCTTAATCACAG TGTGGATAAGAAGGGGAATGTCCACTATTTGATTAAATGGAGAGACCTGCCCTATGACCAGGCATCCTGGGAAAGTGAAGATGTGGATATCCAAGATTATGACCTCTACAAGCAAGCCTACTGGAATCACAG GGAGCTGATGAGAGGTGAAGAGGGCAGGCCTGGTAAGAAGTTAAAGAAAGTGAAGATGCGGAAACTGGAAAGGCCTCCCGAGACCCCCACAGTAGAT CCAACAGTGAAATATGACCGGCAACCAGAGTACCTTGATGTAACAGGGGGAACCTTGCATCCCTACCAACTGGAAGGACTGAACTGGCTGCGATTCTCTTGGGCCCAGGGCACAGATACAATCTTGGCTGATGAAATGGGTCTGGGAAAGACTGTGCAGACAGCTGTATTCCTATACTCCTTGTACAAAGAG GGCCACTCAAAGGGTCCCTTCTTGGTGAGTGCCCCACTGTCCACAATCATCAACTGGGAAAGAGAATTTGAGATGTGGGCCCCAGATATGTATGTAGTGACCTACGTCGGGGACAAAGATAGCCGGGCTATCATCCGTGAGAATGAGTTCACTTTTGAGGATAACGCCATACGTGGAGGCAAAAAAGCATCCAGAATGAAG AAGGAGGCTGCTGTGAAGTTCCACGTGCTGCTCACCTCCTATGAACTGATCACAATTGATATGGCCATACTAGGCTCTATTGACTGGGCCTGTCTCATCGTGGATGAAGCTCACAGACTGAAAAACAATCAGTCTAAG TTCTTCCGTGTGCTGAATGGTTACTCCCTCCAGCACAAACTGCTGCTTACAGGAACTCCCCTGCAGAACAACCTGGAAGAACTGTTCCACCTGCTGAACTTCCTGACGCCAGAGAGATTCCA TAACTTGGAGGGCTTCCTGGAAGAGTTTGCAGATATTGCTAAGGAAGATCAGATCAAGAAGCTGCATGACATGCTGGGCCCACACATGCTGAGGCGTCTCAAAGCTGATGTTTTCAAGAATATGCCATCTAAGACTGAACTTATTGTCAGAGTGGAGTTGAGCCCCATGCAGAA gaAATATTACAAATACATTTTGACGAGAAACTTTGAGGCACTGAATGCACGGGGTGGTGGTAACCAAGTCTCCTTGCTCAATGTTGTTATGGATCTGAAGAAGTGCTGCAACCACCCCTACCTCTTTCCTGTGGCTGCTATG GAAGCTCCAAAAATGCCGAACGGCATGTATGATGGTAGTGCTCTTATTCGAgcctctggaaagctgttgctgctcCAGAAGATGTTAAAGAACCTTAAGGAAGGAGGTCACAGGGTGCTCATATTCTCTCAG ATGACTAAAATGTTGGACCTTCTAGAAGACTTTTTGGAACACGAAGGGTACAAATACGAGCGGATTGATGGAGGAATCACAGGGAACATGCGTCAGGAGGCTATTGATCGCTTCAATG CTCCTGGTGCtcagcagttctgctttctgctttcaaCTCGAGCTGGGGGTCTTGGTATTAACTTGGCCACAGCAGATACTGTGATTATCTATGATTCAGACTGGAACCCCCACAATGATATCCAG GCCTTCAGTCGTGCACACAGAATTGGACAGAACAAGAAAGTGATGATATACCGCTTTGTGACAAGGGCCTCAGTGGAGGAGCGTATcactcaggtggccaagaagaaaATGATGCTAACTCATCTGGTAGTGAGACCAGGGTTGGGCTCCAAGACAGGCTCCATGTCCAAACAGGAACTTGATGACATTCTCAAATTTGGCACTGAAGAGCTCTTCAAGGATGAGGCTACTGAGGGGG GGGATAACAAAGAAGGTGAGGACAGCAGTGTCATCCACTATGATGACAAAGCAATTGAGCGTCTGTTGGATCGGAACCAGGATGAAACAGAAGATACAGAACTTCAGGGCATGAACGAGTATCTCAGCTCCTTCAAGGTGGCCCAGTATGTGGTTCGTGAAGAGGAGATGGGG gaggaagaggaggttgaACGGGAGATCATTAAGCAGGAGGAGTCAGTGGATCCTGATTACTGGGAGAAACTGCTGCGTCACCATTATGAACAGCAACAGGAGGATCTGGCCAGGAATCTGGGCAAGGGCAAACGTATTCGCAAGCAAGTTAACTACAATGATGGCTCGCAGGAGGATAGAG GCTCACgtgctgtttttctttcagactgGCAAGATGACCAGTCAGATAATCAGTCAGATTATTCAGTTGCTTCTGAAGAAGGAGACGAGGACTTTGATGAGAGGTCTGAAG CTGCGTTTCTCTCTTCAGCAGCTCGTCGGCCTAGCCGCAAAGGCCTAAGAAATGATAAGGATAAGCCTCTGCCTCCCTTACTTGCCCGCGTGGGAGGGAACATTGAG GTCTTGGGTTTCAATGCTCGCCAGCGGAAGGCCTTCCTCAATGCCATCATGCGCTATGGAATGCCACCTCAGGATGCCTTCACCACTCAGTGGCTTGTTCGGGACCTCCGTGGCAAGTCAGAGAAAGAGTTCAA GGCCTATGTCTCGCTGTTCATGCGCCATTTGTGTGAACCTGGAGCTGATGGCGCAGAGACCTTTGCAGATGGGGTCCCACGGGAAGGTCTTTCTCGACAGCATGTCCTTACTCGTATTGGAGTCATGTCACTTATACGCAAAAAG GTGCAGGAATTTGAGCATGTGAATGGCCGCTGGAGTATGCCAGAACTGGCAGAGATAGAGGAGAACAAGAAACTTTCACAGCCAAGCTCACCCTCTCCCAAAACTCCAACTCCTTCGACACCAGGGGATACGCAGCCAAATACGCCTGCCCCTGTCCCTCCACCTG AAGAAGGAGTAAAACTAGAAGAAGGAGCCAGTAGTAAGGAGCAAGGAGAGTCGTCTGAAGCAGAGAAAGAGCTCAGTGCCTCTGCTGCTGAAACGGAGGTCCCTATGGAG cagtgtgcccagcctgtAGAGACACCGCCTCAGGAAGCAAAATCCCCAGTGAACTCCacagaagcagatgaaaaaaaattagaggAACCAGAGGTGAAAGAAAGACCGGATGAGCCAATGGAAGTAGAAAGCAAAG ctgaTGGGGAGAAAGTAGAAGACAGAGCATCTATTGAGAATCCCCCTGAACCTCCTATAATCACTCTGGATGAGAAAG ATGAGAAAAAGGATGATGATAAGAGGGATGTTGTGATGCTGCAGAATGGAGAGATGCTGAAAGAGTCAGTAGACGAAAGGCACAAGAAGGCAGTAAAGCAGCGCTTCATGTTCAACATAGCAGATGGTGGCTTCACTG AACTACACTCTCTGTGGCAGAATGAAGAGCGGGCTGCAACTGTCACAAAGAAGACCTACGAGATCTGGCATCGGCGTCATGACTACTGGCTCCTTGCTGGGATTATCAA TCATGGCTATGCCCGTTGGCAGGATATTCAGAATGATCCACGTTACGCCATCCTCAATGAGCCCTTCAAGGGTGAGATGAACAGGGGTAACTTCCTGGAAATAAAGAATAAGTTCTTGGCACGGAGATTCAAG CTCCTGGAGCAAGCGCTGGTGATCGAGGAGCAGCTGCGGCGAGCTGCCTACCTGAACATGTCGGAAGACCCGTCTCATCCATCCATGGCTCTGAACACACGTTTCGCAGAGGTGGAATGCCTGGCTGAGAGCCACCAGCACCTGTCCAAGGAGTCAATGGCCGGGAATAAACCAGCCAACGCGGTGCTGCACAAAG TTCTGAAGCAGCTGGAGGAGCTTCTGAGTGACATGAAGGCGGATGTGACTCGCCTGCCCGCCACCATCGCCCGCATCCCACCCGTGGCAGTGCGGCTCCAGATGTCGGAGCGCAACATCCTCAGCCGGCTGGCCAACCGCAGCAGcgagccccccccgccgccccctccccagcag GTGGCCCAGCAGCAGTGA